GCCTCAGCCGGACAATGCAGCATAATGCTGCGCGCGTCTTCACAAGTAAATCTAACTTCAACTTGCTCGCTTACGTCATCGTGAATGACTTCTGCTCCACTGTATTCAGCAGGTACGAGAAGTTTGTGATCAACATATTCGTCTATTAACCGCTTTAGGTTTTTTTTGACGTGACCAAAGTCCTGAACCATGCTCTCTTCGTTGAGCTCACCGTCCAACACCACATCGACAATCCAGCTTTCACCTACCATGCCGCGCTTGGGGCACAGATAAGAGAAATCCATTACTGTCAGATCATTAACAAATAATTGCATAACACCCTTGGAACGAGTTTATATTCTGTTACTAGTATACTTTTTTTATTCACTGCGCGCAGTGATTAGTCCATAGAAGATTGACGATTCAACTGATCTTTTAAATTTGGCGGAATACCACGTATGGTTAAGGTATCCGTTGACGGATCGTAAAATACGCGTTCACCCATCAATTTTCGTTCAAAACTAATTGAAACACCGCCACCTTGCCCAGTAAATTTAGCTAATTGCTTAAGGGCCGCTGGATCTGGTTGAATCTCTTTTTCAAGCGGTACCTCTAATGACTGCGTAAATGAAGAGAAGTTCTCGCTGGTATCTTCATTACTGGGTAAACGATTGGCTAATTCATCAACAGAGAGGCTCTCGCCAGCATCAATTTTTTCTTTGAAGTAGGTTTTTACTTCTTCGCGATGCTGATGTTGCTCTTGAGGATCTAATGACTCACTGGCTAAATATGCGTCTACCGTTGAAATAAGCTGTTTATTTTGCTGCTTAACATCAACTAACTCTTCGCAGCCCACAAACTGCATAAAGAAATCAGACACTTTTCTACCCATACGCCCCTTTATAAAGCTGACGTAGCGCTGTTGTTCTGGTTGAATTTCCCACTGCGTTAAATCAAAGCGAACGGCCAATTGCATTTTCGCTAGGTCCAAGTGCTCTCTTGCAGACAAGTCTAATGAATTGGTCACCTCAACGTGAGAACGTGTGTTAAGCAGTGTAATCATCAGATATTGTGTGGCTAAGTACTCGTACTGACAGAAAATGAGAAAGCCGGTTTCGACTGTCCCTGTATCCGCCAACGTTTTTACAAGGCGCTTGGTTGCTTCGACTGAAAATCCATGAAAAGCGTCTTCGACATTATCGCCTGCCGCTTTGTGGATATCCATGTATTGCTTTAACGCAACAGCAAACTCAGATACATCCTGAGTGCTTTCTTGGGTCGTTTTTTCACCGTCGTCGTTTTCAACTTCGGTGGCACGCGTCACTTCAGTTATAAAATGACCTACCCCTTTACCTGGCTTTGTATTAAAGCTGTGATTAATTTGATGGGCAAGAAGCTCAATTTCAGGCGTAACGGCCAAGCATTTTTCGCGAGGAATTGCCTCTATTTTCTCTTCTTTGTTAACGATTAAACGATGAACAACGAAGTGATGAATCAGTGCACTCATAGATTATCGGGTGTCCTGTTGCTTAAAAAGTGTCAGAAATATCCAAAGATTTGCGGGATTTTAGAATGAATGATTGTACTCACTCAAACAACGATTATAATCATTTTACGAGTAAAACCATTCTTTTTATCAAAGAAATCATAAAAAAGAGGCGTAGCAATGCCCCAAACCAGCCGTTACAGCAACGACGAATTCGAAGCGCTAATGAACAAAGTTATTTTAACACTTGAAGAAGGTGGTGCAAATCGCGACCTTTCACTTATGGTGTTAGGTAATGTCATTACCCATATATTGAATACGCAAGTAAGCCCAGAGAACCGCGAGGCAATGGCCACACAGTTTGCCGATGTTTTGAAAAAAAGCGTCAAGAGCAACTAGGGGTTTCGCATGATACTTGCCGAATCACCTCGTCGCCAGCGTGTGACAAAACTCGTCAATTGGGGCCATTGGTTTGCTTTAGCCAATATCATAATTGCCATTGTGATAGCGTCAATTTTCGTCTTCTCGTCGCCTATGCCTGGTACGGGTGTCGGCACCCTTTACCTTTTAGCTAATTGGTTCGGTCATATCGGCTTTATGACCTTCTTTGGCTTTGTTATTTTTATCTTGCCTTTGTGCTATTTAGTCAGTAACCAAAGAGTCATAAAAGCAAGCGCCTCCATTATCGCTGCAGTGGGATTAGCATTGTTGGCGTTCGATGCCCTGTTGTTCAATCGCACAGGTTTTCACATCAGCTTTTATGCCGCTGACTTGCTTAAAAACCAAGCGCAATCCCAAATTGCAATGGAGAACTGGCAACAGTGGGCGTTTTTGTTCTTGCTATTTATCGTGTGGTTAGGTTTTCAGCTTGTGCTTGCCAATGCAATATGGAAGCGAGTAGAACGATTTTCACGCTATAAAATCGGCATACCGGTCACAACGTTCTTTGTAAGTTGTTTTGTAACCAGTCATGCTATTCATGTATGGGCAGATGCTAAGTTGTACCAGCCAATCATTAAACAAGACAACATGTTTCCATTGTCTTACCCTGCTACAGCAAAAACCACGATGTCTCGTTATGGGTTATTAGACTTAGCCGCCTACGAAGAGCGTAAGCAGCTTCAATTCAACCCAGACATTCACAGCATTACCTACCCTGCGGAACCTGTGTACTGTTCTATAGAAACCAGTAAGAATCTTACTGTGGTTGTGCAAACCGATAGTAGTCCATTACCCGAATTTGCAGATACGTCATTAAATGTTATTGGTGACTATTATTCAACGGCAAGTAGTATTGAGGGGCTGATTACGACCACGTTGTTCGGTGTACCTGAAATATACCAAGACGCGTTGTCTCAAAAACGCCCTGTTCTTTTAGCGTTGCCGCTTGGCTCAGGCATGCCTGTTTCTATTCACAGTGAAGTTGCATTGCCGCTTCCTCAACTGTCAGGCTATATACAACCGCTTACTAATAATCATCAGGGTTTACATATTGCATTTCTTAATGGCGATGACATCAATCGCTATGCGTCAGATGCACTATCTCGAGGGCACGACGTTATTGTAGCAACTGGGTTTTCAAGTGAATTTGGCAAAGGGCACCTTTTAAGTAATTTACCCTTAAAAGCGTCACTTGCGAGCACTGAGGATTTAGCGCCAACAATTCTCAATGCCCTAGGTTGCTCAGCGCCAGCAACGTATTATTCAACTGGCCAAAATTTACTGTCACCTTCTCGTTCATGGCTGGTTAGTACATCTGGTGAGCGTATTGTTGTGTTCCACGACAACAAGCGCACTGATGTATTAAGTAACGGTAGTTATGAGATAAGCGATATGAGAACTGGCAAGAGAAGTAATGACGCATTAAATGTAGATTTACTCTCTCAAGCTATAAAACATCTATCTCGCTTTTCAAAACAAAACTAAAAAATAGGCGCCAACACCGGCGCCTTTTTTATTATCAATTTACGTTACGCGTAACGCGGAATTGCTTTTACCTTCCTGCTTCTATATCACGTATTTCTGCAAGTGTGGCCACTTGATTCACACTATGCTTTTCATCAAGTTCCTTTAACATTTCTTGAGTAATCGAGCCATTAGTTAGGTAAAAGCTGCGGCGCACACCCGCTGCATCTGCCGCCACAATGTCGCGCCAGCTATCACCAATCATTACGCTACGTGCCACGTCAATCTTTAGCTCTTGCTGTGCCTTAATCAACATACCTGGAGCTGGCTTTCTGCAGTCACACGGCCTAGCGAATTGAGCTACACTCCCCTGTTCGTGGTGTGGGCAATGATATACGCGTACTTGGTTTATACCATGTTCGCTAAAATCTTGCTGCACACGCTCCATAAGCAAACAGAAATCTGATTCAGTGTAATAGCCCCGTGCAATACCACTTTGATTAGTGACAATAACGGGAACAAACCCGCTGTCTTGGTAGCGACGGATTAATGCGAAAATGCCTTCTATGTATTGAAAATCTGCATAGTGTCCTACATAGCCGTGATCGACATTAATTACACCGTCACGGTCTAAAAAGAGGGCTTTTTTCATTCTGCTTTCTGCCACAGTTGAATATGAAAATCAGCAGTCACTACACTCAATGCCTCTACAATATCGTCAATGCGACCCTGAGGTAATTTCCAATAGAAAGGGGTCATTTTAATAAGTGCTAGCGCGTGCGCTTTCGATGTAAGGGCAATAGGAAAAGTTAATCTCTCAGACAATACAGTGCGTAAGTTCTCCCTATGCGTATCTTTTGATGCGTGCTTTTTTGGATTATCGTAAATTTGTGACTTTATTTCATACAAATGATCAGCACTAGGGTCGACCGTAAGTAATAAACCATCAGATTTTAGTGCACGTACATATTCGCTGTTGTTTCCCGGAGCAAACACTTGGATCATGACATCTTGTGATGCATCCTCAAGCGGCAAATCAAAACTACTTGCTACAACAAATTGATGTGTCTTGAAGGCCTTTGAAGCTATCTCCACCGCAATTTTCGAAATATCACTACCCGCTCCACTACAGTTATAGCCTAACTGCTTTAGGCCATTAATCACCGTATCAAGATAGCTACCCTCGCCACATCCAGCATCGTAAACCGCAACACGAGAAGCGGTATCATTTGAAGGTATTAGGTGCTGTGCTAGGCGTTGAACAAGCCTATCTTTAAGTGGTTTGTAGGCATTGAGTTCATGAAACTCACGGCGGGCTTTTACCATCGCTTTATCGTCACCAGGCACTTTCGACTTTTTGAACTGCACTGGTAGTAAGTTAACGTACCCGGATTTGGCCTTATCAAAACTGTGATTGTTTTCACATTTTATGGCCTTGCTATGCAAAGAGATAGCCGATTTACACAGTGGGCATAGCCACATAACAATGTCGTCTTTGGTTACCAAAATTTGAGTGTGAGTCTACCAAAAACAAAGCCCTAGTGACAGCTAGGGCTTTAGTCCTTATCTAACCGATAAAGATAACAGTTCCACAGTTAAATGTTGTTATAGTGCTTTTAACGGATGAGCGTCTTCTGTCCAAGGTGAAGTAAAAAAGTGCTCAATGACTTCTTTTGGTACATCGCTCACCGATGGGTATTTCCACTTTGGTTTCATGTCTTTATCAATTAACAAAGCACGCACGCCCTCTTGGAATTCACCGCTTTCACCACAGCGACATGACATATCCGCTTCCATTTTAAAGCATTCAGCCAAACTCATAGACGCACCGCGCTTGCACTGTTCAAATACCAAATGCATGGTTATAGGCGAGCCTTTAGCCAACGTCGCCTGTGCTCTGGATAACCATTTGTCACCTTGCATATCGGCACCCAATATTGCGCTAACAACATCTTCAACATTATCGAAGCGACACAAATCGTCAATAAGCGACATATTAGGCTCAACATTGCCTGCTATTACACTCTCAGGTTTTTCAAGATTGTTGAGCAGCATTGATACGTCGTCAGACAACGCTTGACAATCAGCCCAACTATGCGAAATCAAAGCACGGAGCATAGCTTGCTTTTGATTGCTAGCAACACAGTGGTCAGCTAACCCGACATAACACGCATCACTGGCATTCATTTGCCCGCCAGTTAGCCCAAGAAACACCCCTGACTTTCCGGGTAATCGTGGCAAAAAGTAGCTACCGCCCACATCGGGGTACAGACCAATAGTTATTTCTGGCATTGCTAAACGCGACGTTTCAGTAACAACTCGATGACTGGCACCGCAAAGCAGTCCCATACCACCACCCATTACAATGCCACTGCCCCATACCACAATAGGCTTATCGTAGTTGT
The DNA window shown above is from Alteromonas sp. KC3 and carries:
- the yejK gene encoding nucleoid-associated protein YejK; protein product: MSALIHHFVVHRLIVNKEEKIEAIPREKCLAVTPEIELLAHQINHSFNTKPGKGVGHFITEVTRATEVENDDGEKTTQESTQDVSEFAVALKQYMDIHKAAGDNVEDAFHGFSVEATKRLVKTLADTGTVETGFLIFCQYEYLATQYLMITLLNTRSHVEVTNSLDLSAREHLDLAKMQLAVRFDLTQWEIQPEQQRYVSFIKGRMGRKVSDFFMQFVGCEELVDVKQQNKQLISTVDAYLASESLDPQEQHQHREEVKTYFKEKIDAGESLSVDELANRLPSNEDTSENFSSFTQSLEVPLEKEIQPDPAALKQLAKFTGQGGGVSISFERKLMGERVFYDPSTDTLTIRGIPPNLKDQLNRQSSMD
- a CDS encoding DUF1414 domain-containing protein, translating into MPQTSRYSNDEFEALMNKVILTLEEGGANRDLSLMVLGNVITHILNTQVSPENREAMATQFADVLKKSVKSN
- a CDS encoding DUF3413 domain-containing protein, whose amino-acid sequence is MILAESPRRQRVTKLVNWGHWFALANIIIAIVIASIFVFSSPMPGTGVGTLYLLANWFGHIGFMTFFGFVIFILPLCYLVSNQRVIKASASIIAAVGLALLAFDALLFNRTGFHISFYAADLLKNQAQSQIAMENWQQWAFLFLLFIVWLGFQLVLANAIWKRVERFSRYKIGIPVTTFFVSCFVTSHAIHVWADAKLYQPIIKQDNMFPLSYPATAKTTMSRYGLLDLAAYEERKQLQFNPDIHSITYPAEPVYCSIETSKNLTVVVQTDSSPLPEFADTSLNVIGDYYSTASSIEGLITTTLFGVPEIYQDALSQKRPVLLALPLGSGMPVSIHSEVALPLPQLSGYIQPLTNNHQGLHIAFLNGDDINRYASDALSRGHDVIVATGFSSEFGKGHLLSNLPLKASLASTEDLAPTILNALGCSAPATYYSTGQNLLSPSRSWLVSTSGERIVVFHDNKRTDVLSNGSYEISDMRTGKRSNDALNVDLLSQAIKHLSRFSKQN
- a CDS encoding D-glycero-alpha-D-manno-heptose-1,7-bisphosphate 7-phosphatase, producing the protein MKKALFLDRDGVINVDHGYVGHYADFQYIEGIFALIRRYQDSGFVPVIVTNQSGIARGYYTESDFCLLMERVQQDFSEHGINQVRVYHCPHHEQGSVAQFARPCDCRKPAPGMLIKAQQELKIDVARSVMIGDSWRDIVAADAAGVRRSFYLTNGSITQEMLKELDEKHSVNQVATLAEIRDIEAGR
- a CDS encoding putative RNA methyltransferase translates to MWLCPLCKSAISLHSKAIKCENNHSFDKAKSGYVNLLPVQFKKSKVPGDDKAMVKARREFHELNAYKPLKDRLVQRLAQHLIPSNDTASRVAVYDAGCGEGSYLDTVINGLKQLGYNCSGAGSDISKIAVEIASKAFKTHQFVVASSFDLPLEDASQDVMIQVFAPGNNSEYVRALKSDGLLLTVDPSADHLYEIKSQIYDNPKKHASKDTHRENLRTVLSERLTFPIALTSKAHALALIKMTPFYWKLPQGRIDDIVEALSVVTADFHIQLWQKAE
- a CDS encoding enoyl-CoA hydratase/isomerase family protein, with the protein product MSQMEPVVIVDELKTACQAYAIGRLTLNKEKALNALDLEMAKIMLDALQAWQSRSDIVAVVVDAAGEKAFCAGGDIVSMYKAMVESHGEIPAFLEDFFKTEYTLDYTIHNYDKPIVVWGSGIVMGGGMGLLCGASHRVVTETSRLAMPEITIGLYPDVGGSYFLPRLPGKSGVFLGLTGGQMNASDACYVGLADHCVASNQKQAMLRALISHSWADCQALSDDVSMLLNNLEKPESVIAGNVEPNMSLIDDLCRFDNVEDVVSAILGADMQGDKWLSRAQATLAKGSPITMHLVFEQCKRGASMSLAECFKMEADMSCRCGESGEFQEGVRALLIDKDMKPKWKYPSVSDVPKEVIEHFFTSPWTEDAHPLKAL